A part of Streptomyces sp. DSM 40750 genomic DNA contains:
- a CDS encoding acetylxylan esterase — protein sequence MALFDLPLDELRGYRSASTEPEDFDAFWAKTLREAREHDLDARFEPVETHLRTVEVYDVTYSGFGGHPVKGWFVLPAGTTEPLPTVVEFIGYGGGRGLTHTHLLWASAGYAHFVMDTRGQGSAWGGGGDTPDPVGGAPAFPGFMTRGIDAPENYYYRRVYTDAVRAVEAARSHPLTDAARTAAVGSSQGGGISIAVGGLVPDLVAVAPDVPFLCDFPRSTTITDRDPYREIGKYLKTHRGRTEQVGRTLAYFDGVHFAARGRAAALFSAALEDQTCPPSTVFAAFNAWAEANKRIEVYDFNDHEGGGPFQEAVKLRWLASQL from the coding sequence ATGGCCCTGTTCGACCTGCCCTTGGACGAGCTCCGTGGTTATCGAAGCGCTTCAACGGAGCCCGAGGACTTCGACGCCTTCTGGGCGAAGACGCTGCGGGAAGCCCGCGAGCACGACCTCGACGCCCGTTTCGAGCCGGTCGAGACCCACCTGAGGACCGTCGAGGTGTACGACGTCACGTACTCCGGGTTCGGCGGGCACCCGGTCAAGGGCTGGTTCGTCCTCCCGGCCGGGACCACCGAACCGCTGCCCACCGTCGTGGAGTTCATCGGCTACGGCGGGGGCCGCGGCCTGACCCACACCCACCTCCTGTGGGCCTCGGCGGGCTACGCGCACTTCGTCATGGACACCCGGGGCCAGGGCAGCGCCTGGGGCGGAGGCGGCGACACCCCCGACCCGGTGGGCGGCGCACCGGCCTTCCCCGGCTTCATGACCCGGGGCATCGACGCCCCCGAGAACTACTACTACCGCCGGGTCTACACGGACGCCGTACGCGCGGTCGAGGCCGCCCGCTCCCACCCGCTGACCGACGCCGCACGCACGGCCGCCGTCGGCTCCAGCCAGGGCGGCGGCATCTCCATCGCGGTCGGCGGGCTCGTCCCCGACCTGGTGGCGGTCGCGCCCGACGTGCCGTTCCTGTGCGACTTCCCTCGCTCCACGACCATCACCGATCGCGATCCGTACCGCGAGATCGGCAAGTACCTCAAGACCCACCGGGGCCGCACCGAGCAGGTCGGGCGCACCCTCGCCTACTTCGACGGCGTGCACTTCGCCGCGCGCGGCCGGGCCGCCGCCCTGTTCTCGGCGGCCCTGGAGGACCAGACCTGCCCGCCGTCCACGGTCTTCGCGGCCTTCAACGCCTGGGCCGAGGCCAACAAGCGCATCGAGGTCTACGACTTCAACGACCACGAGGGCGGCGGCCCCTTCCAGGAGGCGGTCAAGCTGCGCTGGCTGGCCTCGCAGCTCTGA
- a CDS encoding nuclear transport factor 2 family protein, whose translation MDTAEAARRFVEVWQGAWAAHDVDAILEVYAEDCVHRSMPFREPHRGRDELAAYLRWSFADERVTDVCFSEPVIGQEGLAVAEFRVLSEENEEPRTLAGCVFVRFDAAGLAVETRDYWHTVVGHTEPARPMFLL comes from the coding sequence ATGGACACCGCCGAGGCCGCGCGGCGTTTTGTGGAGGTGTGGCAGGGGGCGTGGGCCGCCCATGACGTCGACGCGATCCTGGAGGTGTACGCCGAGGACTGCGTGCACCGCTCGATGCCGTTCCGGGAGCCGCACCGGGGCCGGGACGAGCTCGCCGCGTACCTGCGCTGGTCGTTCGCCGACGAGCGGGTGACCGACGTGTGCTTCTCGGAGCCCGTGATCGGCCAGGAGGGTCTGGCCGTCGCCGAGTTCCGGGTGCTGTCCGAGGAGAACGAGGAGCCCCGGACACTCGCGGGCTGCGTCTTCGTACGGTTCGACGCGGCCGGCCTGGCCGTGGAGACCCGGGACTACTGGCACACGGTCGTGGGCCACACGGAGCCCGCCCGGCCGATGTTCCTCCTCTGA
- a CDS encoding serine hydrolase domain-containing protein: MSEVRGHCEARFAAVRTAFEENFGERDELGAAVTVTLHGETVVDLWGGWADGARTRPWERDTVVNVWSTSKGPTALCAHILVDRGLLDLDAPVAAYWPEFAAAGKEGVLVRHLLSHRSGLAGAREPHSLAQLCDWELTVKRLAAQEPWWEPGTQSGYHAMTFGFLVGEVVRRVSGLLPGAFLAREVTGPLGIDFTIGLPDEAASRAAELVHPPAATTSEQAAVFAQLTPTALAALANPVVGAAEANSPEWRAAEVPAANGHGTARAVAALYGILARRGTWDGQRVLSPEAAERVREGQGGCRDLVLGAGFGRDTEIGLGLWLSGPHGSYGPNPRAFGHDGYGGSCGLADPEAGVSLGYVMNRMGPHIADDPRKMALVDALYSTL, encoded by the coding sequence ATGTCTGAGGTGCGGGGTCACTGTGAGGCGCGGTTCGCGGCCGTGCGGACTGCTTTCGAGGAGAACTTCGGCGAGCGTGACGAGCTGGGGGCGGCGGTCACGGTGACGCTGCACGGGGAGACCGTGGTGGACCTGTGGGGCGGCTGGGCCGACGGGGCGCGGACCCGCCCCTGGGAGCGGGACACCGTGGTCAACGTGTGGTCGACGTCCAAGGGCCCGACCGCGCTGTGCGCGCACATCCTCGTCGACCGGGGGCTGCTCGACCTGGACGCCCCGGTGGCCGCGTACTGGCCGGAGTTCGCGGCGGCGGGCAAGGAGGGAGTCCTCGTACGGCATCTGCTGTCGCACCGGTCGGGCCTTGCCGGGGCTCGCGAGCCGCACTCGCTCGCACAATTGTGCGACTGGGAATTGACGGTGAAGCGGCTCGCGGCGCAGGAGCCCTGGTGGGAGCCGGGCACGCAGTCCGGATACCACGCGATGACGTTCGGTTTCCTCGTCGGTGAGGTGGTCCGGCGGGTGTCGGGGCTGCTGCCGGGCGCGTTCCTGGCGCGGGAGGTCACCGGGCCGCTCGGCATCGACTTCACGATCGGGCTGCCGGACGAGGCGGCGTCGAGGGCGGCCGAGCTGGTGCATCCGCCGGCCGCGACGACCAGTGAACAGGCCGCGGTCTTCGCCCAGTTGACGCCCACCGCGCTGGCCGCCCTCGCCAACCCGGTGGTCGGCGCCGCCGAGGCCAACAGCCCCGAGTGGCGGGCCGCCGAGGTCCCGGCCGCCAACGGCCACGGCACCGCCCGCGCGGTCGCCGCGCTGTACGGGATCCTCGCGCGGCGGGGCACCTGGGACGGGCAGCGGGTGCTGTCGCCCGAGGCGGCCGAGCGGGTCCGCGAGGGCCAGGGCGGCTGCCGTGACCTGGTGCTCGGCGCCGGGTTCGGCCGTGACACGGAGATCGGGCTCGGGCTGTGGCTGAGCGGCCCGCACGGCTCGTACGGGCCGAACCCGAGGGCCTTCGGCCACGACGGCTACGGCGGCTCCTGCGGCCTCGCCGACCCGGAGGCGGGCGTCTCCCTCGGCTACGTCATGAACCGCATGGGCCCGCACATCGCCGACGACCCGCGCAAGATGGCACTCGTCGACGCGCTGTACAGCACACTCTGA
- a CDS encoding class I SAM-dependent methyltransferase — MFTPQGPSLRELAVQALSSVEHGYDLLAPKFDHTPFRTPDSILDAVEAALSSMGPFEHGLDLCCGTGAGMEVLREVCRESVTGVDISAGMLAVGREQVGSGAPGSVAPRAASAGSEGPGSAAPGSERPVPTDPDPGGPRISWVRGDARALPFAPVFDLAVSFGAFGHFLPDELPGLFAQVHSVLRPGGRFTFPLPAPAPPNSPWYWAALGFDAAMRMRNAVWRPPFVMYYRPFRLGVVRAELARAGFEVELFALPEFGRRPDGSPRCRMVVATRKG; from the coding sequence ATGTTCACCCCGCAAGGCCCCAGCCTCCGCGAACTCGCCGTTCAGGCCCTCTCCTCCGTCGAACACGGCTACGACCTGCTCGCGCCGAAGTTCGACCACACCCCGTTCCGTACGCCGGACAGCATCCTGGACGCGGTCGAGGCGGCCCTGTCGTCCATGGGCCCCTTCGAGCACGGGCTTGACCTCTGCTGCGGTACCGGGGCCGGGATGGAGGTGCTGCGCGAGGTGTGCCGGGAGAGCGTCACCGGCGTCGACATCAGCGCGGGAATGCTGGCGGTGGGGAGGGAGCAGGTGGGCTCCGGCGCCCCTGGCTCCGTGGCTCCGCGGGCGGCTTCCGCCGGCTCCGAAGGCCCGGGTTCAGCCGCCCCCGGCTCCGAGCGCCCGGTCCCGACCGACCCCGACCCCGGAGGCCCCCGCATCTCCTGGGTGCGCGGTGACGCCCGCGCCCTCCCCTTCGCCCCCGTCTTCGACCTGGCCGTCAGCTTCGGCGCGTTCGGGCACTTCCTGCCGGACGAGCTGCCGGGGCTGTTCGCCCAGGTCCACTCCGTGCTGCGGCCGGGCGGACGCTTCACGTTCCCGCTGCCGGCGCCCGCCCCGCCGAACTCCCCCTGGTACTGGGCGGCGCTCGGCTTCGACGCGGCGATGCGGATGCGCAACGCGGTCTGGCGGCCGCCGTTCGTCATGTACTACCGGCCCTTCCGGCTCGGCGTCGTACGGGCCGAGCTGGCGCGCGCCGGGTTCGAGGTGGAGCTGTTCGCACTTCCCGAGTTCGGCCGGCGACCCGACGGCAGCCCGCGGTGCCGGATGGTGGTGGCCACCCGCAAGGGATGA
- a CDS encoding alpha-amylase family glycosyl hydrolase, whose product MTSFRPAPTWLADAVFYQIYPQSFADSDGDGIGDFAGITDHLDHLSWLGVDAVWLNPCFVSPFRDAGYDVADYLNVAPRYGSNDDLAKLVDEAGRRGIRILLDLVAGHTSIDHPWFQAAANDPDDHRYIWTTEGRPDGFVASPGTRPGAYLPNFFDSQPALNFGYAREDPAEPWRLPVDADGPRANRHALRTIMDHWLSLGLSGFRVDMASSLVKDDPGKAETARIWTELRHWLDSAHPDAVLLAEWGEPEVSIPAGFHADFFLHFGGPTDGLALRSLWNNGEGTVEETWDPLDCFFDASGRGSPRPFVEAWQHATTAVAGAGSISLPTANHDFSRLNCGPRGADQLPAAFAFQLTWPTLPAIYYGDEIGMRYVPGLPDKEGSVLGPRYNRAGSRTPMQWDDTPNAGFSTAPADHLYLPVDPSPDRPTVAAQRADGTSLLSLVRRLIALRRRTPELGSTGSVEVLSAGYPFVYVRGGRYLVVVNPQRHAASWSYTPAVHSTLEAQGVEIGDGTITAHGFGYGIFELGG is encoded by the coding sequence ATGACTTCGTTCCGTCCTGCCCCGACCTGGCTGGCCGACGCCGTCTTCTACCAGATCTATCCGCAGTCCTTCGCCGACTCCGACGGAGACGGCATCGGGGACTTCGCCGGAATCACCGACCACCTCGACCATCTGTCCTGGCTGGGCGTCGACGCCGTCTGGCTGAACCCCTGCTTCGTCTCGCCGTTCCGCGACGCCGGGTACGACGTCGCCGACTATCTGAACGTCGCCCCGCGCTACGGCTCGAACGACGACCTGGCCAAGCTCGTCGACGAGGCGGGCCGCCGCGGCATCCGGATCCTGCTGGACCTCGTCGCCGGCCACACGTCCATCGACCATCCGTGGTTCCAGGCCGCCGCGAACGACCCGGACGACCACCGCTACATCTGGACGACGGAGGGCCGCCCCGACGGCTTCGTCGCCTCCCCCGGCACCCGCCCGGGCGCATACCTGCCGAACTTCTTCGACTCCCAGCCCGCCCTCAACTTCGGCTACGCGCGCGAGGATCCGGCCGAACCGTGGCGGCTGCCGGTCGACGCCGACGGCCCGCGCGCCAACCGCCACGCGCTCCGCACGATCATGGATCACTGGCTGAGCCTCGGCCTCTCCGGCTTCCGCGTCGACATGGCCTCGTCGCTCGTCAAGGACGACCCGGGCAAGGCCGAGACCGCCCGTATCTGGACGGAACTGCGGCACTGGCTGGACAGCGCCCACCCGGACGCGGTGCTGCTCGCCGAATGGGGCGAGCCGGAGGTCTCGATCCCGGCCGGCTTCCACGCCGACTTCTTCCTCCACTTCGGAGGCCCCACTGACGGCCTCGCCCTGCGCTCGCTCTGGAACAACGGCGAGGGCACGGTCGAGGAGACCTGGGATCCGCTCGACTGCTTCTTCGACGCGAGCGGCAGGGGCTCACCGCGCCCGTTCGTCGAGGCCTGGCAGCACGCGACCACGGCCGTCGCCGGCGCGGGCTCCATCTCCCTCCCCACCGCCAACCACGACTTCTCCCGCCTCAACTGCGGCCCCCGCGGGGCCGATCAGCTTCCCGCCGCCTTCGCCTTCCAGCTGACCTGGCCGACGCTCCCGGCGATCTACTACGGCGACGAGATCGGCATGCGCTACGTCCCCGGCCTCCCCGACAAGGAGGGCAGTGTCCTCGGCCCGCGCTACAACCGCGCGGGCTCCCGCACCCCCATGCAGTGGGACGACACCCCGAACGCCGGCTTCTCCACCGCCCCCGCCGACCACCTCTACCTCCCCGTCGACCCCTCCCCCGACCGCCCGACCGTCGCCGCCCAGCGCGCCGACGGCACCTCGCTCCTCTCTCTCGTACGCCGCCTGATCGCCCTGCGCAGGCGCACTCCGGAGCTGGGCTCCACCGGCTCGGTGGAGGTGCTGAGCGCGGGGTATCCGTTCGTGTACGTGCGGGGTGGGCGGTATCTGGTGGTCGTCAACCCGCAGCGGCACGCGGCGAGTTGGTCGTACACGCCCGCCGTTCACAGCACTCTGGAGGCACAGGGCGTGGAGATCGGGGACGGCACGATCACCGCGCACGGCTTCGGATACGGGATCTTCGAGCTCGGCGGATAG
- a CDS encoding sulfatase encodes MSLFTRSSPSPDTDETDQTSKSSAVDPSASDNPVEDTQAKTGEPVRRWRRYRTAFQEKHPVAARGLSWGTTALAAALVFFALLMPGQAEYFVARQFLRIPVEPILGAALLMVLPRRPRLVAAVVIGVGLSALVVVKALDIGFNQFLGRGFNVVLDWGLLDDAESYTRDTLGGTGALAAVIGLVVLVLLLFVVMSLAVVRLVNLLARDRDRATRGTIIAGTVWITCAALGLTPIEDTAVASRNTIGFVQDRWDRVRETLRDEAAFAKEAKKDRFADVPADQLLTGLRGKDVMFTFIESYGRAALEDPAIAPGVNAALDEEGEALTKAGFAAKSGWLTSATYGGSSWLGHSTFLTGLWIDNQSRYRTVTAGERLTLPGAFDKTGAWRTVGVVPGVQYNWPEGDFYGFDRVYDSRDLGYQGPKFSWSTMPDQYALTAFERLEAARKGGKPLMSEIILTSSHQPWAPLPEMVGWDEVGDGSVYKGIEKAGKDPADVFTDPVKVKEEYGRSVQYSLHSLLRYVEKYGDENTVLVFLGDHQPMASVSGNGADHDVPVTIVAHDPKVLERIDDWGWSDGLRPGDDAPVWRMDAFRDRFLTAYGEEANAAASSAP; translated from the coding sequence GTGTCGCTCTTCACGCGCTCCAGCCCATCACCGGACACGGACGAGACGGACCAGACGAGCAAGTCGTCGGCGGTGGACCCGTCGGCGTCGGACAACCCCGTCGAGGACACACAGGCGAAGACCGGCGAGCCCGTCCGTCGATGGCGGAGGTATCGGACGGCGTTCCAGGAGAAGCACCCGGTCGCCGCACGCGGTCTCTCCTGGGGCACCACCGCGCTGGCCGCCGCCCTGGTGTTCTTCGCGCTGCTCATGCCGGGCCAGGCCGAGTACTTCGTGGCGCGGCAGTTCCTGCGGATACCGGTGGAGCCGATCCTCGGCGCCGCCCTGCTGATGGTGCTGCCGCGCCGGCCCAGGCTGGTCGCGGCGGTCGTCATCGGGGTGGGCCTGTCCGCGCTGGTGGTCGTGAAGGCGCTGGACATCGGCTTCAACCAGTTCCTCGGCCGCGGCTTCAACGTGGTCCTCGACTGGGGCCTGCTCGACGACGCCGAGTCGTACACGCGGGACACGCTCGGCGGCACGGGCGCGCTGGCCGCCGTGATCGGCCTCGTGGTCCTGGTGCTGCTGCTGTTCGTCGTCATGTCGCTGGCGGTCGTGCGGCTGGTGAACCTCCTGGCCCGCGACCGGGACCGGGCCACCAGGGGCACGATCATCGCCGGAACCGTGTGGATCACCTGCGCGGCGCTCGGCCTGACCCCGATCGAGGACACCGCGGTCGCCTCCCGGAACACCATCGGGTTCGTGCAGGACCGCTGGGACCGGGTGCGGGAGACGCTCAGGGACGAGGCCGCGTTCGCCAAGGAGGCCAAGAAGGACAGGTTCGCCGACGTACCCGCCGACCAGCTGCTGACCGGTCTGCGCGGCAAGGACGTCATGTTCACCTTCATCGAGAGCTACGGCCGCGCCGCACTCGAGGACCCGGCCATCGCGCCGGGTGTGAACGCGGCGCTCGACGAGGAGGGCGAGGCGCTGACCAAGGCCGGGTTCGCGGCGAAGAGCGGCTGGCTGACCTCCGCGACGTACGGCGGCAGCAGTTGGCTCGGCCACTCCACGTTCCTGACCGGCCTGTGGATCGACAACCAGAGCCGTTATCGCACGGTCACCGCCGGCGAACGCCTCACTCTGCCCGGCGCGTTCGACAAGACGGGCGCCTGGCGGACGGTCGGGGTCGTGCCGGGCGTCCAGTACAACTGGCCCGAAGGCGACTTCTACGGCTTCGACAGGGTCTACGACTCCCGCGATCTCGGCTATCAGGGGCCGAAGTTCAGCTGGTCGACCATGCCCGACCAGTACGCCCTCACCGCGTTCGAGCGTCTGGAGGCCGCCAGGAAGGGCGGCAAGCCGCTGATGTCGGAGATCATCCTGACCTCCAGCCACCAGCCGTGGGCGCCGCTGCCGGAGATGGTCGGCTGGGACGAGGTCGGCGACGGCTCGGTCTACAAGGGCATCGAGAAGGCGGGCAAGGACCCCGCGGACGTGTTCACCGACCCCGTCAAGGTGAAGGAGGAGTACGGCAGGTCCGTCCAGTACTCGCTGCACAGCCTCCTGCGGTACGTGGAGAAGTACGGCGACGAGAACACCGTGCTGGTCTTCCTCGGCGACCACCAGCCCATGGCCAGCGTCAGCGGGAACGGCGCCGACCACGACGTCCCCGTCACCATCGTCGCCCATGACCCGAAGGTCCTCGAAAGGATCGACGACTGGGGCTGGTCCGACGGCCTGCGGCCCGGTGACGACGCTCCCGTGTGGCGCATGGACGCCTTCCGCGACCGCTTCCTCACCGCCTACGGCGAGGAAGCGAACGCGGCCGCCTCGTCCGCGCCGTAA
- the rho gene encoding transcription termination factor Rho has protein sequence MTTTTLERTSTDRQPPARVTGVLEIAQGGQGHLRTERGLPTPADPQVPAALIRRYGLRKGDTVDGVRDGRRGLTEVERINGRTPQELRGRPHFHDLTPLHPRERLRLEHPASGLTGRLVDLVAPVGKGQRGLIVAPPKTGKTVLLQQVAAAIAANHPEARLMVLLLDERPEEVTDMRRSVRGEVYASTFDRSPKQHIALAELVVERAKRLVEQGEDVVILLDSLTRLCRAHNNAAAAGGRTLSGGVDAAALHGPKRLFGAARLTEEAGSLTILATALVETGSRADDFFFEELKGTGNMELRLDRALADRRVFPAVDITPSGTRREELLLTPGELSAVRGLRRALRSREGQANLETLLERMRATPDNATFLRQVQPTLPTA, from the coding sequence ATGACCACCACCACACTCGAACGCACTTCCACCGATCGGCAGCCTCCGGCCCGGGTCACCGGCGTCCTGGAGATCGCGCAGGGCGGGCAGGGACACCTGCGCACCGAGCGCGGCCTGCCCACCCCCGCCGACCCGCAGGTCCCCGCTGCGCTGATCCGCCGGTACGGCCTGCGCAAGGGCGACACCGTCGACGGCGTACGCGACGGCCGACGCGGCCTCACCGAGGTCGAGCGGATCAACGGCCGTACGCCCCAAGAGCTGCGCGGCCGTCCGCACTTCCACGACCTCACCCCGCTGCACCCGCGCGAGCGGCTGCGGCTCGAACACCCGGCGAGCGGGCTGACGGGCCGTCTCGTCGACCTCGTGGCCCCCGTCGGCAAGGGCCAGCGCGGGCTGATCGTGGCCCCGCCCAAGACCGGCAAGACGGTACTGCTCCAGCAGGTGGCCGCCGCGATCGCCGCCAACCACCCCGAGGCCCGCCTGATGGTGCTGCTCCTCGACGAGCGGCCCGAGGAGGTGACCGACATGCGGCGCTCCGTACGGGGCGAGGTGTACGCCTCGACGTTCGACCGCTCCCCCAAGCAGCACATCGCGCTCGCCGAACTCGTCGTGGAGCGCGCCAAGCGCCTCGTCGAACAGGGCGAGGACGTCGTCATCCTGCTGGACTCCCTGACCCGGCTGTGCCGGGCCCACAACAACGCGGCCGCAGCCGGTGGCCGCACCCTCAGCGGCGGTGTCGACGCCGCCGCGCTGCACGGCCCCAAGCGGCTCTTCGGCGCCGCCCGGCTGACCGAGGAGGCCGGCTCCCTCACCATTCTGGCCACCGCCCTGGTGGAGACCGGTTCCCGTGCCGACGACTTCTTCTTCGAGGAGCTCAAGGGCACCGGCAACATGGAGCTCCGCCTGGACCGCGCCCTCGCCGACCGGCGCGTCTTCCCCGCCGTCGACATCACCCCGTCCGGCACCCGCCGCGAGGAACTCCTCCTCACTCCGGGCGAGTTGAGCGCCGTACGAGGGCTGAGGCGCGCCCTGCGGTCCCGCGAGGGACAGGCCAACCTCGAAACGCTGCTGGAGCGGATGCGCGCCACCCCGGACAACGCGACCTTCCTGCGCCAGGTGCAGCCCACACTGCCCACGGCATGA
- a CDS encoding D-alanyl-D-alanine carboxypeptidase family protein — MTIGSSSRASRVSRGSRVAVCCSAVCALGALIASGPEGARLPAGTGTQDAKAGQEPPSLYRPGTQVRSRAGAPRVPRDVSAVSWLVADAGTGEVLAGHNAHRRLPPASTLKTLFALTVLPGLPAGLRHTVESEELSGIGAGSSLVGVQENRTYRVADLWRGVFLSSGNDAVRVLAALNGGWRATAEQMRDKARSLGARDTHVVSPDGYDAPGQVSSAYDLAVFGRAGLRNAEFAEYCSTATAKFPAADGPYGIQNTNRLLTGAGVDRYPGLIGIKNGYTSNAGNTLIAAAKRGGRTLVVTVMRPRTGGGLAVYEEARSLLDWGFRAAGRVDAVGSLLPRRPAAAPQAGPESPPVREEKEEATAPGWPAAGVITGAAGFGAAAVALTFRLMGRRLIRD, encoded by the coding sequence ATGACTATCGGATCTTCATCCCGTGCCAGCCGTGTTTCCCGCGGTTCGCGCGTCGCCGTCTGCTGCTCCGCCGTCTGTGCGCTCGGCGCCCTGATCGCGTCGGGCCCGGAGGGCGCCCGCCTCCCGGCCGGGACGGGCACACAGGACGCCAAGGCCGGGCAGGAGCCGCCGTCGCTGTACCGGCCGGGGACGCAGGTGCGGTCACGGGCCGGGGCGCCCCGGGTGCCCCGGGACGTCTCCGCGGTGTCGTGGCTGGTGGCCGACGCCGGAACCGGCGAGGTGCTCGCCGGGCACAACGCGCACCGCAGACTGCCGCCGGCGAGCACGCTCAAGACCCTGTTCGCGCTCACCGTGCTACCGGGCCTCCCGGCAGGTCTGAGACACACCGTCGAGAGCGAGGAACTGTCGGGCATCGGCGCCGGAAGCAGTCTGGTCGGCGTCCAGGAGAACCGCACCTACCGCGTGGCCGACCTGTGGCGCGGTGTCTTCCTCAGCTCGGGCAACGACGCCGTACGGGTCCTGGCCGCCCTCAACGGCGGCTGGCGGGCCACCGCCGAGCAGATGCGGGACAAGGCCCGCTCCCTGGGCGCCCGGGACACCCATGTCGTCTCGCCCGACGGCTACGACGCGCCCGGCCAGGTGTCGTCCGCGTACGACCTGGCGGTGTTCGGTCGAGCCGGGCTGCGCAACGCGGAATTCGCCGAGTACTGCTCCACGGCCACGGCCAAGTTCCCGGCTGCGGACGGCCCGTACGGCATCCAGAACACCAACCGGCTGCTCACCGGCGCCGGTGTCGACCGCTATCCCGGGCTGATCGGCATCAAGAACGGCTACACCAGCAACGCGGGCAACACCCTGATCGCCGCCGCGAAACGGGGCGGACGCACCCTCGTCGTGACGGTGATGCGCCCGAGGACGGGCGGCGGCCTCGCCGTCTACGAGGAGGCGCGGTCGCTCCTGGACTGGGGTTTCCGCGCCGCCGGGCGTGTCGACGCCGTGGGCTCGCTCCTTCCGCGGCGCCCGGCGGCGGCACCTCAGGCCGGCCCCGAGTCGCCGCCCGTCCGTGAGGAGAAGGAGGAGGCCACGGCTCCCGGCTGGCCGGCGGCGGGCGTGATCACGGGCGCGGCCGGATTCGGTGCGGCGGCCGTGGCACTGACGTTCCGGCTCATGGGCCGCCGGCTGATCCGTGACTGA
- the mptB gene encoding polyprenol phosphomannose-dependent alpha 1,6 mannosyltransferase MptB gives MAFPVDLRRCQALGLAGSAFLALGGETAGALPVQDLLSPTSGRGALGLVGVYFGVVLLIAAWALLGKVIRGPEPPTPRALLLVLAVWAAPLLLAPPLFSRDVYSYLAQGAMVDAHIDVYAHGPARLGGPLADEVAPMWRHTATPYGPVFLAMASGLSGLTEGRIPAGLIGMRVIALLGVALMAVALPRLARHSGADPAVALWLGALNPLVLLHLVAGAHNDAMMLGLLGVGLVTARGRWYLLGVVLVTLAALVKAPAALGLLAVIVMRGRTGWIRTTAATLAVASATTAAATALAGTGYGWIAALRTPVSPQNWSLTSVLGRATGTLLHDLGSDLAPLALPAWRAAGLLLTLALVLFIWLRLRPGPVYALGLSLAVVAVLGPAIRPWYALWGLFLIAAAARNASVQRRIAAASGVLALAVLPSGYPADTEQTALAVCGGVLAVVVLWQTHQAAQAPVLERTA, from the coding sequence ATCGCTTTTCCCGTCGACCTCCGCCGCTGTCAGGCTCTTGGCCTGGCCGGATCCGCCTTTCTCGCCCTGGGAGGTGAGACCGCCGGTGCCCTGCCGGTCCAGGATCTGCTCTCGCCGACCTCGGGACGCGGCGCGCTGGGTCTGGTCGGTGTCTACTTCGGCGTCGTTCTGCTGATAGCCGCCTGGGCGCTGCTGGGAAAGGTGATACGCGGCCCCGAACCCCCGACACCACGCGCCCTGCTCCTCGTGCTGGCCGTCTGGGCGGCCCCCCTGCTGCTCGCGCCACCGCTGTTCAGCCGGGACGTGTACAGCTACCTCGCCCAGGGCGCCATGGTCGACGCGCACATCGACGTCTACGCGCACGGGCCCGCCCGGCTCGGCGGACCGCTCGCCGACGAGGTGGCACCGATGTGGCGGCACACGGCGACGCCGTACGGGCCGGTCTTCCTCGCCATGGCCTCCGGGCTCTCCGGTCTCACCGAGGGACGGATACCGGCCGGGCTCATCGGGATGCGCGTGATCGCCCTCCTCGGTGTGGCCCTGATGGCCGTGGCGCTGCCCCGCCTCGCCCGGCACAGCGGCGCCGACCCGGCCGTCGCGCTCTGGCTCGGCGCGCTCAACCCGCTGGTGCTCCTGCACCTCGTCGCCGGTGCCCACAACGACGCGATGATGCTCGGTCTGCTGGGGGTCGGGCTGGTGACCGCCCGGGGCCGCTGGTACCTCCTCGGTGTCGTCCTCGTGACGCTCGCCGCGCTGGTCAAGGCACCCGCCGCGCTCGGCCTGCTGGCGGTGATCGTGATGCGCGGCCGCACCGGATGGATACGGACGACGGCGGCCACGCTGGCCGTCGCCTCGGCCACCACGGCCGCCGCGACCGCCCTGGCCGGCACGGGATACGGGTGGATCGCCGCCCTGCGCACCCCGGTGTCCCCGCAGAACTGGTCGCTCACCAGCGTCCTCGGCCGCGCCACCGGCACCCTGCTCCACGACCTGGGCAGCGACCTCGCCCCCCTCGCGCTCCCGGCCTGGCGCGCCGCCGGACTCCTGCTGACGCTGGCCCTCGTCCTGTTCATATGGCTCCGGTTGAGGCCCGGCCCCGTGTACGCGCTGGGGCTCAGCCTGGCAGTCGTGGCCGTGCTGGGCCCCGCGATCCGCCCCTGGTACGCCCTGTGGGGTCTGTTCCTCATCGCCGCGGCCGCGCGGAACGCCTCCGTGCAGCGCCGGATCGCGGCCGCCAGCGGAGTGCTCGCGCTCGCCGTCCTGCCGAGCGGCTACCCGGCGGACACCGAGCAGACAGCCCTGGCGGTCTGCGGGGGAGTCCTCGCGGTGGTCGTGCTCTGGCAGACCCATCAGGCCGCCCAGGCGCCGGTGCTGGAGCGGACGGCATGA